Proteins co-encoded in one Bacillus paramycoides genomic window:
- the hblA gene encoding hemolytic enterotoxin HBL binding subunit HblA — MMKKIPNKLLAVSAFLTITTTYAVIPLETFAIEIEQTNTENMSLSANEEQMKKALQDAGLFAKAMNEYSYLLINNPDVSFEGITINGNADLPSKIVQDQKNARAHAVTWNTQVKKQLFDTLTGIIEYDTKFENYYETLVEAINTGNGDTLKKGITDLQGGIQQNQNSAKALIEELIQLKNAIGEDVRTFGSHKETLQSILKNQGADVEADQKRLEDLLGQVKYQKDIESKGLDMVKIPFIPTLIAGGIMIGDARGKLGWLEPELAKLRQTVDYKITLNRVVGVAFHNISDMHSMLDSAITALTYMSTQWEDLDSQYSGVLGHIDKADQKADQNKYKFLTPSLNAAKNSWKTLKTDVVTLQEGIKIAEKKEQDFLNQLRPSNVFYFYKKIHNAYTFEIKTGTNAPNASYKVMNLTKNTVHNMWSGGANTNMWADWLSFNPNDEFAIVAVVDGKEYVVYKDKVQNIMN; from the coding sequence ATGATGAAAAAAATTCCTAATAAACTACTCGCTGTATCAGCGTTTTTAACTATAACAACTACTTATGCAGTCATACCACTAGAAACTTTTGCAATTGAAATTGAACAAACGAACACTGAAAATATGTCTCTTTCAGCAAATGAAGAACAGATGAAAAAAGCTTTGCAAGATGCTGGTTTATTTGCAAAAGCTATGAATGAATATTCTTATTTGCTAATTAATAATCCAGATGTGAGTTTTGAAGGAATAACTATTAATGGAAATGCAGATTTACCTAGTAAAATTGTACAAGATCAAAAGAATGCAAGAGCACATGCTGTTACATGGAATACACAAGTAAAAAAACAGCTTTTTGATACATTGACAGGCATTATAGAATACGATACAAAATTTGAAAATTATTATGAAACATTAGTAGAGGCGATCAATACTGGAAATGGAGATACTTTAAAAAAAGGGATTACAGATTTACAGGGAGGAATTCAACAAAATCAAAACTCTGCAAAAGCATTAATAGAAGAATTAATTCAATTAAAAAATGCTATTGGAGAAGATGTTAGAACATTTGGAAGTCATAAAGAGACATTGCAATCGATTTTAAAAAACCAAGGTGCTGATGTGGAGGCTGACCAAAAGCGTCTAGAGGACCTTTTAGGACAAGTAAAATATCAGAAAGACATAGAATCTAAGGGGTTAGACATGGTGAAAATCCCCTTTATTCCAACCTTGATTGCTGGTGGCATAATGATAGGTGATGCAAGAGGTAAGTTAGGTTGGCTAGAACCTGAATTAGCAAAATTGCGTCAGACTGTAGATTATAAAATAACATTGAATCGTGTAGTTGGAGTTGCATTTCATAATATTAGTGATATGCATAGTATGCTTGATAGTGCTATCACTGCTCTTACTTATATGTCTACGCAATGGGAGGATTTAGATTCTCAATATTCGGGTGTACTGGGACATATTGATAAAGCTGATCAAAAAGCTGATCAAAATAAATATAAATTCTTAACCCCTAGCTTGAATGCAGCGAAAAACAGTTGGAAAACATTAAAAACAGATGTTGTCACTTTGCAAGAAGGGATAAAAATTGCAGAGAAAAAAGAACAGGATTTTTTGAATCAGCTTCGTCCATCAAACGTTTTCTACTTTTATAAAAAAATTCATAACGCATACACTTTTGAAATAAAGACTGGAACAAATGCGCCAAATGCGTCTTATAAAGTTATGAATTTAACTAAAAACACTGTTCATAATATGTGGAGTGGAGGGGCTAATACTAACATGTGGGCTGATTGGCTTTCATTCAATCCAAATGATGAATTTGCGATAGTAGCAGTAGTGGATGGTAAAGAATATGTTGTGTATAAAGACAAAGTACAAAATATAATGAACTGA
- a CDS encoding PAS domain S-box protein, with product MIIKDYFINLSIFSLLVSAAIFIQVFTINSSRYFEKLYGGIIAVTLMFFSFPYMGFSYDLRVVPLILSFIYFGRIAGWITLISIIVMRIFYTGGYWEPPVIAYLGMGILFSTFKTYFKKLHPFKSASLYFSVFIGIKWLVGVLFNTTLLYTGGLLYIALGLLIGLFLMEAYQRLYYLTRDLSKMNRELKKSKQELADTVHELQGGIFKFKKVGKHFIHTLCDGQFYYQNGFYSEQVVGKSLRTIDASIVPPHLVPQLMKYYLQAWEGKEIIFELPWPNDKTIILIALRPIKRNGQVIEVVGSTVDITERKKVESELSATKELLESFIKHNLDAITISDREGYILQANKAYEKIFGWSSQEIIGKRLPCVPDFLMEESLKNIQKILTGESVVTRLETVRQRNDGSLLDVSLTVSPILDVRGNVIALSAICRDISERKQAERERHRLHQQLRDSEMKYRALIEQATDAVYVVELNEENAPSRFIEVNPVGCRRFGYSREELLSLSFSNIVPQDSQMIVRLLEKIKKGQTSFTLQDEYVFPTGKVITTEFSVRVFNLNGKKVFLSISRDITERLKTEELLRKSEKLAVVGQLATVMAHEINNPLTAMKGFMQLLKSTENENNQGYINIVSSEIERIESITTEFMAVAKPQVVKIQPNDISVLMDQVLMLLQPQAMMNNIKFRIDLNPGIPLISCEGNQLKQVFVNILKNAIESMPMGGEILIQLNILDNNQLSIRFIDQGCGIPKERIPYLGEPFYSIKEEGIGLGLMICYKIIETHQGKIFIESEVNKGTTVEVTLPICTLQN from the coding sequence ATGATTATTAAAGATTATTTCATCAACCTTTCTATTTTTTCTTTATTAGTTAGCGCAGCAATATTTATCCAAGTGTTTACAATTAATTCTAGTCGATATTTTGAAAAGCTCTATGGAGGGATTATTGCAGTTACGTTAATGTTCTTTTCTTTTCCATACATGGGATTTTCCTACGATCTTCGAGTTGTTCCTCTTATTCTATCTTTTATTTACTTTGGTCGTATTGCTGGTTGGATTACGTTAATTAGCATAATTGTAATGCGTATCTTTTACACTGGAGGGTACTGGGAACCTCCTGTGATTGCTTATTTAGGTATGGGGATTCTATTTTCTACCTTTAAAACTTATTTTAAAAAACTACATCCTTTTAAAAGTGCATCGTTATATTTTTCTGTTTTTATTGGAATAAAGTGGTTAGTTGGCGTATTATTTAATACTACATTACTTTACACAGGAGGCCTATTATATATAGCGTTAGGACTTTTAATTGGGCTATTTCTTATGGAAGCCTACCAGAGATTGTATTATTTAACACGGGACTTATCTAAAATGAATCGAGAATTAAAAAAATCGAAGCAAGAACTTGCAGATACCGTACATGAGCTTCAAGGAGGAATTTTTAAATTTAAAAAAGTGGGTAAGCACTTTATACACACTTTATGTGATGGACAGTTTTATTATCAAAACGGATTTTATTCTGAACAGGTGGTAGGAAAAAGCTTACGTACTATTGATGCTTCTATTGTTCCTCCACATTTAGTTCCACAATTGATGAAGTACTATCTTCAGGCATGGGAAGGAAAAGAAATTATATTTGAATTACCTTGGCCAAATGATAAAACTATTATTCTTATTGCGCTTAGGCCGATTAAACGAAATGGACAAGTTATTGAAGTTGTTGGTTCTACAGTTGATATAACTGAAAGGAAAAAGGTAGAATCAGAATTAAGCGCTACCAAAGAATTGTTGGAATCATTTATAAAGCACAATCTAGATGCTATTACCATTTCTGATCGAGAAGGGTATATTTTACAAGCGAATAAAGCTTATGAAAAGATATTTGGTTGGTCATCACAAGAAATCATAGGTAAGAGATTACCTTGTGTACCAGATTTTTTAATGGAAGAATCACTTAAAAATATTCAGAAAATTCTAACAGGAGAATCTGTGGTTACTAGATTAGAAACTGTTAGACAACGTAACGATGGGAGTCTTCTTGATGTCAGTCTGACAGTTTCTCCTATATTAGATGTAAGAGGAAATGTGATAGCTTTATCAGCAATATGTAGAGACATCTCTGAAAGGAAACAAGCAGAAAGAGAACGGCATCGATTACACCAGCAATTAAGAGATAGTGAAATGAAATACCGTGCACTAATCGAACAAGCAACTGATGCCGTATATGTAGTAGAGCTGAATGAAGAGAATGCTCCAAGTCGATTTATTGAGGTAAACCCTGTTGGGTGTAGAAGATTTGGATATAGTAGAGAAGAGTTGCTCTCATTATCATTTTCAAATATAGTACCACAAGATTCTCAAATGATCGTAAGGTTATTAGAAAAAATTAAAAAGGGACAAACTTCCTTCACTTTGCAAGATGAATATGTTTTTCCAACAGGAAAAGTAATAACAACTGAGTTTAGTGTTCGTGTTTTTAACTTAAATGGTAAAAAAGTTTTCCTAAGTATTTCTCGTGATATCACTGAACGGCTAAAAACAGAAGAATTATTGCGAAAATCTGAAAAACTTGCTGTTGTAGGACAATTAGCGACTGTAATGGCTCATGAGATTAATAATCCATTAACTGCAATGAAAGGGTTCATGCAATTACTAAAATCAACGGAAAATGAGAATAATCAGGGTTATATTAATATAGTATCATCAGAGATTGAGCGTATAGAGAGCATTACAACTGAATTTATGGCGGTAGCCAAACCACAGGTGGTAAAAATACAACCTAATGATATTAGTGTGCTAATGGATCAAGTTTTAATGCTACTACAACCTCAAGCAATGATGAATAATATAAAATTTAGAATCGATCTTAACCCTGGTATTCCATTGATTTCATGTGAAGGAAATCAATTAAAACAAGTATTTGTTAATATATTAAAAAATGCAATTGAATCTATGCCGATGGGAGGGGAAATTCTCATTCAATTAAATATACTTGATAATAATCAATTAAGCATTCGTTTTATCGATCAAGGGTGTGGGATTCCAAAAGAACGTATACCATATCTCGGAGAACCTTTTTATAGTATTAAAGAAGAGGGGATTGGCTTAGGGTTAATGAT